From Aedes albopictus strain Foshan chromosome 1, AalbF5, whole genome shotgun sequence, one genomic window encodes:
- the LOC109431413 gene encoding uncharacterized protein LOC109431413, whose amino-acid sequence MASAENTVNKAADNGKKLNVGNLPNDVTEDELREHFKDFTVENVEIFHYLKYTLALLLFKDKDTATKALKEKEGSMFRNRRLRMHIEYIAIWNIKKNVFVTVVDDNTTEEQVYDKYKDVTEITGVLVFHPLAYVSCKTQEQKETAMKELNSEEVTVYDVTGHDQNHHIEIWRAAKLFFRNMNRVSLINLPESWVSNQEELKKAVAHTGTTTEVKVINNSHGAVAQLFYENEETAKKAALELNQKIFDGKRIHALHVTAALIPNYETSVYLTSLEKATSEETIYDHFKQFGDIEFVSRRKCADEHAVICFKDASAVEKALECKTLPVPKADSDKTEDRAITVKKYNGPLIIDLKPSHVKKLLEDGEESKMRPPPLPLAKLWPIYVSNLPYTADKRDIRDYFSSVGGHIKFIFSPNIPAYKTSQTSMVMAALIYYARREQATDAIKAFNGKHFQNRCLHVFPGRKDTYFNPETSVRLVRLTIGVTEEKLFEKFRKFGFIECVVKRNRNTALIEFRDKEVCDKVLQLSDSEKPVRCGIEPLTTKVNRKIFKENDEKISLAMQDIIDKNPAVLENVQSTRFSGPPPLKRGRFNGPDPNFGNRGDFNNGNDFSNPQVIQDLLRLAFISGKNLGEGIASGNNNPFNSSDSPLSGLNLSNGFSGRSFGGGSNSFGNNPGNRGNFGGNLNNPGQRNFGGNQQQNRNNPGNAFGGGSNQNKFGGGNSNNQQNRNQNQNRQGGGNMNRRF is encoded by the exons ATGGCCTCCGCTGAAAACACAGTGAACAAAGCCGCAG ATAACGGCAAAAAATTGAACGTTGGAAACTTGCCGAATGACGTGACTGAGGACGAGCTACGGGAGCATTTTAAGGATTTTACTgtggaaaatgttgaaattttCCATTATCTCAAGTACACGCTGGCTTTGCTGTTGTTCAAGGACAAGGACACTGCAACGAAGGCCCTCAAGGAAAAGGAAGGCTCCATGTTCCGCAACCGGCGTTTGAGAATGCACATCGAGTACATAGCCATCTGGAACATCAAGAAGAATGTGTTCGTCACCGTCGTGGATGACAACACGACCGAGGAACAGGTCTACGACAAGTACAAGGATGTCACCGAAATCACCGGTGTGCTGGTGTTCCACCCTCTGGCATACGTGTCCTGCAAGACACAGGAACAAAAAGAAACGGCTATGAAGGAACTCAACTCTGAAGAGGTCACCGTCTACGATGTCACCGGACATGATCAAA ATCATCACATTGAAATCTGGCGCGCCGCCAAGCTGTTCTTCCGCAACATGAACCGCGTGTCGTTGATTAATCTTCCCGAGAGCTGGGTATCCAACCAGGAGGAACTGAAGAAGGCCGTTGCCCACACCGGCACCACGACCGAGGTCAAGGTTATCAACAACAGCCACGGTGCCGTCGCTCAGCTTTTCTACGAGAACGAGGAAACGGCCAAGAAGGCCGCCTTGGAACTCAACCAGAAAATCTTCGACGGCAAACGCATCCACGCTCTGCACGTGACGGCGGCCCTCATTCCAAACTACGAAACGAGCGTGTACCTCACATCCCTGGAGAAAG CCACATCCGAGGAAACTATCTACGATCATTTCAAACAGTTTGGCGACATTGAATTTGTCAGCCGTCGTAAGTGCGCTGACGAGCATGCAGTCATCTGCTTCAAGGATGCCAGCGCTGTTGAAAAGGCTTTGGAATGCAAAACGCTCCCAGTTCCAAAGGCTGACAGCGACAAGACCGAAGACCGAGCTATTACCGTAAAGAAATACAACGGACCTTTGA TCATTGATCTTAAACCATCACATGTCAAGAAGCTGTTGGAAGATGGAGAGGAATCCAAAATGCGCCCTCCGCCACTCCCGTTGGCTAAGCTGTGGCCAATCTATGTTTCCAATCTGCCCTATACCGCTGACAAGCGCGACATCAGAGATTACTTCTCCAGCGTGGGTGGCCACATCAAGTTCATCTTTTCGCCAAATATTCCAGCCTACAAGACCAGCCAAACGTCGATGGTGATGGCTGCCTTGATTTACTACGCACGTCGCGAGCAGGCCACCGATGCTATCAAGGCTTTCAATGGCAAACACTTCCAAAACCGTTGCCTGCACGTGTTCCCAGGACGCAAGGACACATACTTCAATCCGGAAACATCGGTGCGCTTGGTTCGTTTGACAATCG GTGTAACCGAAGAAAAACTGTTCGAAAAGTTCCGCAAGTTCGGTTTCATCGAGTGTGTGGTCAAACGTAATCGTAATACGGCGCTCATTGAATTCCGCGACAAGGAGGTCTGCGATAAGGTTCTTCAGCTTTCCGACAGCGAAAAGCCCGTCCGCTGTGGTATCGAACCGTTGACCACCAAGGTCAATcgcaaaattttcaaagaaaacgaCGAAAAGATCTCCCTGGCGATGCAGGACATTATCGACAAGAACCCGGCTGTGTTAGAGAACGTACAGTCGACCAGGTTCAGCGGACCGCCACCGCTGAAGCGTGGCCGTTTCAACGGCCCAGATCCAA ACTTTGGCAACCGTGGCGACTTCAACAACGGAAACGACTTCAGCAACCCGCAAGTCATTCAGGATCTGCTCCGCTTGGCATTTATATCCGGCAAGAACCTAGGCGAAGGCATTGCCAGCGGAAACAACAATCCCTTCAATAGCTCTGATTCGCCGCTGTCCGGATTGAACCTGTCCAATGGATTCAGTGGCCGCAGTTTCGGTGGCGGATCGAACAGTTTTGGAAACAACCCGGGCAACCGGGGCAACTTCGGAGGTAACCTGAACAACCCCGGCCAGCGGAATTTCGGCGGTAATCAGCAGCAGAACCGTAACAACCCTGGCAATGCCTTTGGCGGCGGTAGTAACCAGAACAAGTTCGGTGGCGGCAACTCCAACAACCAGCAGAACCGCAACCAGAATCAGAACCGTCAGGGTGGCGGTAACATGAACAGACGATTCTAG